A window of the Trichoderma asperellum chromosome 6, complete sequence genome harbors these coding sequences:
- a CDS encoding uncharacterized protein (EggNog:ENOG41~SECRETED:SignalP(1-19)), which translates to MKFLLYIGALTATLPSVSGSGSVQTMVPACPPRPATPLEQREIFYAFVNEFNVQKNIQEAFNNYVWVDYIQHNPSIGQGRDAAITALSKIPRVNNTIVHQTFINNTGFVHHYEFSTPPVKIMDAYRMNGSCIVEHWDVIANLTLGEIDPTPL; encoded by the coding sequence ATGAAATTTCTGCTTTATATTGGTGCTCTCACCGCCACTCTTCCCTCTGTTTCGGGCTCAGGTTCGGTTCAAACAATGGTTCCTGCTTGCCCTCCTCGGCCAGCCACTCCACTGGAGCAACGAGAGATCTTTTATGCCTTCGTGAATGAATTCAATGTTCAGAAAAACATTCAAGAGGCATTCAACAATTACGTTTGGGTCGATTACATTCAGCATAACCCATCCATTGGACAGGGTCGAGATGCTGCTATCACTGCGCTTTCTAAGATTCCACGCGTCAACAACACCATTGTTCACCAAACTTTCATTAACAATACTGGTTTTGTGCATCACTATGAATTTTCCACGCCGCCAGTTAAGATCATGGATGCTTATCGAATGAATGGAAGCTGCATCGTGGAACACTGGGACGTTATTG